A window of Pedobacter lusitanus contains these coding sequences:
- a CDS encoding SusC/RagA family TonB-linked outer membrane protein: MKKAFIYSILLSLLSLQVMAQIKITGKVTGIKDNLPIPGVSIKIKGTAGGTLTDAAGNYQIQLADDKGILVYSSTGFSPQERTVTGRSIINIQLEEKADNLSEVVVIGYGTVKKSDLTGAVTTIKAEQLMDKPVPNLSQALQGKIAGVEVSLNSAAPGTAAKVRVRGIGSINSNIDPLYVIDGVAGVDPNSINPNDVASLEVLKDASSTAIYGSRGANGVIMITTKRGRRDGTQISYEANANVSELYRHVRTLNSEEFLKVYNEAYANGQKFDPAGAVWSPPKALNYANYPLLFDTNNKPLYDTNWEKETYKPAFSQNHQLNLQGGNEKTLYSLSLGYLNQKGLAPTSGFKRYSVKMTLDNDVKSWLKVGGNVNLIRSIQRLVTDGNGSLNVARAVAEEVPILPIRYPNGMYAGNFDIAGLEGAPNPIAIANNRYTINNTLQMLGNVYGLFHITSDLDFKTDFGYNLSSTKNNYFSSQNLPHLSQDEGGIANINAYDNYYWQTENYLTWNKKINDRQKLTALLGMSLQQTGYERMRAETQNFIDDIFQYHYLQAGSLKTASESYDTKSSLASFYARLNYNIDDKYYFTATGRYDGSSRFGKNNKYAFFPSVGAAWRVSQEDFLKNNKTISNLKIRASYGTSGNQEIGQARSLTQIQPGTTVLNGSAQSSILPNYLGNPDLKWERSVQADVGVELGMFNDRVSLNLDYYNRVTKDLLLQTPIPWTAGFTNANVYKNVGSVRNSGIEISLNTVNIKTENFTWSTNFLFSANKNKVIKLNEGNADIFPGPNFLGQNYVVRVGEAIGSFYGMTRLGTYSESEATEAASHGLKPGDRKYLYNPDGSVNYSIIGHAYPKWTGTFSSSFKYKNWDLSFDIRFVQGVNTAANFKHSTEDRQTISNSLATVLNAWTPQNQNTSVSQVRNYKFAQDSHFDSWWVEDGSFIRGQNFIVGYSLPAAVNQKLHINRLRIYANVQNLFIITKYTGYDPEVDTFNQTYGSNASFSQNLDFFSTPRPRIWNLGVQLTF, encoded by the coding sequence ATGAAAAAAGCATTTATTTACTCAATTTTGCTCTCCCTGCTTTCCCTGCAGGTGATGGCACAGATTAAAATTACCGGAAAGGTCACCGGTATAAAAGACAATCTGCCAATTCCGGGTGTCAGTATTAAAATAAAGGGAACAGCTGGCGGTACACTTACAGATGCAGCTGGAAATTATCAGATACAACTGGCCGATGACAAGGGCATACTGGTATATTCTTCTACCGGTTTCTCCCCTCAGGAGAGAACAGTGACCGGCAGAAGCATAATTAACATCCAGCTGGAAGAAAAAGCTGATAATTTAAGTGAAGTAGTTGTTATTGGTTATGGTACAGTGAAAAAATCTGACTTAACCGGAGCCGTTACGACTATTAAAGCTGAACAGCTGATGGATAAACCAGTACCAAATTTATCACAGGCTTTACAGGGGAAAATAGCCGGTGTTGAAGTGAGTCTGAACAGTGCTGCTCCGGGAACTGCTGCGAAGGTTCGTGTACGTGGAATTGGTTCAATCAATTCGAATATTGATCCTTTGTATGTCATAGATGGAGTTGCCGGCGTTGATCCTAATTCCATTAACCCTAATGATGTGGCTTCACTTGAGGTGCTGAAAGACGCTTCTTCAACAGCAATTTATGGTTCCCGTGGAGCAAATGGTGTAATTATGATTACCACTAAAAGAGGAAGAAGAGATGGAACACAAATTAGTTATGAGGCAAATGCCAATGTAAGTGAGCTCTACAGACATGTGCGCACGTTAAATTCAGAAGAATTTTTGAAGGTTTATAACGAAGCTTATGCAAATGGTCAGAAGTTCGATCCTGCGGGCGCTGTATGGAGCCCGCCGAAAGCCCTGAACTATGCAAACTATCCACTATTGTTTGATACAAATAATAAACCTCTTTATGATACAAACTGGGAAAAGGAAACTTATAAACCTGCCTTTTCGCAGAACCATCAGTTAAATCTTCAGGGTGGAAATGAAAAAACACTTTATAGCTTGTCATTAGGTTACCTGAATCAGAAAGGACTGGCGCCTACTTCAGGTTTTAAACGCTATTCGGTAAAAATGACGCTGGATAATGATGTTAAAAGCTGGTTAAAAGTAGGAGGTAATGTGAATCTGATCCGTAGTATACAACGGCTGGTTACCGATGGTAACGGAAGTTTAAACGTGGCGAGAGCTGTAGCAGAAGAAGTGCCGATTTTACCAATCAGATATCCGAACGGTATGTATGCAGGGAATTTTGACATCGCGGGATTAGAAGGCGCTCCAAATCCTATTGCTATTGCAAATAACAGATATACGATTAATAATACACTGCAAATGCTGGGTAATGTTTATGGTTTGTTCCATATTACCAGCGATCTTGATTTTAAAACTGACTTTGGATATAACCTGAGTTCAACCAAGAATAATTATTTTTCTTCTCAGAATCTGCCTCACTTATCTCAGGATGAAGGTGGTATAGCTAATATCAATGCTTATGATAACTATTACTGGCAGACTGAGAATTATTTAACCTGGAACAAAAAGATCAATGACCGTCAAAAACTGACTGCTTTACTGGGTATGTCATTACAACAGACAGGTTATGAAAGAATGCGTGCAGAGACACAGAATTTCATAGATGATATTTTTCAATATCACTATCTGCAGGCAGGTTCTCTAAAAACAGCCAGCGAATCCTATGATACCAAATCATCTCTGGCTTCATTTTATGCAAGACTTAATTATAACATAGATGATAAATATTATTTCACAGCAACAGGCCGTTATGATGGGTCTTCCAGATTTGGAAAAAACAATAAATATGCATTTTTCCCATCAGTAGGAGCTGCATGGCGGGTATCGCAGGAAGATTTCCTGAAAAACAATAAAACCATATCCAATTTAAAGATTCGTGCCAGTTACGGTACTTCTGGAAATCAGGAAATAGGACAGGCACGTTCACTGACCCAGATTCAGCCAGGTACGACAGTACTTAACGGTTCGGCCCAATCCTCCATATTACCAAATTATCTGGGGAACCCGGATTTGAAATGGGAAAGATCTGTTCAGGCAGATGTAGGAGTGGAGTTAGGAATGTTCAATGACAGAGTGAGTCTGAATCTGGATTATTATAACCGCGTAACCAAAGATCTGTTATTACAAACACCAATACCATGGACTGCAGGTTTTACCAATGCGAATGTTTATAAAAATGTAGGTTCAGTTAGAAATTCAGGAATAGAGATCAGTTTGAATACTGTCAATATTAAAACTGAAAACTTTACCTGGTCAACAAACTTCCTGTTCTCAGCGAATAAAAACAAAGTAATTAAGCTGAATGAAGGTAATGCTGATATTTTTCCTGGTCCAAACTTTCTCGGACAGAATTACGTAGTCCGTGTGGGAGAAGCCATTGGTTCTTTTTATGGAATGACCAGATTGGGTACTTACAGTGAATCTGAAGCTACTGAAGCTGCTTCCCATGGTTTAAAGCCAGGAGACAGGAAGTATCTTTATAATCCGGATGGCTCTGTGAATTATAGTATTATCGGTCATGCTTATCCAAAATGGACGGGGACTTTCAGCAGTAGTTTCAAGTATAAAAACTGGGATTTATCTTTTGATATCCGCTTTGTACAAGGTGTAAATACTGCTGCTAACTTTAAGCACTCGACAGAAGACAGACAGACAATTTCAAACAGTCTGGCGACAGTTTTAAATGCCTGGACACCACAAAATCAAAATACCTCTGTTTCTCAGGTACGTAATTATAAATTTGCTCAGGATTCTCATTTTGATAGCTGGTGGGTAGAAGATGGTTCATTTATACGTGGCCAGAATTTTATTGTAGGTTATAGTCTGCCGGCGGCTGTTAATCAGAAATTACATATCAATCGTTTAAGAATTTACGCGAATGTTCAGAATCTGTTTATCATTACCAAATACACTGGTTATGATCCTGAGGTAGATACATTTAACCAGACCTATGGTTCAAATGCCTCTTTCTCTCAAAATCTGGACTTCTTTTCTACACCAAGACCCCGTATCTGGAATTTAGGTGTTCAACTAACCTTTTAA
- a CDS encoding GreA/GreB family elongation factor, which yields MKTEQLMIVKKELDLLKKHLKDSNLSAYNKNQLLAELGSAKVVSEAELPEDAVCIGSEVEIQETVSEKKYTFQIVLPAQANMKEHKMSVFAPIGTALLGYRVGAQVQWEMPDGMKTFNILSVSHKRI from the coding sequence ATGAAAACGGAACAATTAATGATCGTTAAAAAAGAACTGGATCTGTTAAAAAAACATCTTAAAGATTCTAATCTTTCAGCATATAATAAAAATCAATTACTTGCAGAACTGGGCTCCGCAAAAGTTGTCAGTGAAGCGGAATTACCTGAGGATGCGGTATGTATAGGATCTGAAGTAGAAATTCAGGAAACAGTCAGTGAAAAGAAATATACTTTTCAGATCGTATTACCTGCACAGGCCAACATGAAAGAGCATAAAATGTCAGTTTTTGCACCTATAGGTACGGCGTTATTAGGATATCGTGTCGGTGCTCAGGTACAATGGGAAATGCCTGACGGCATGAAAACATTTAATATTTTAAGTGTAAGTCATAAAAGGATATAA
- a CDS encoding RagB/SusD family nutrient uptake outer membrane protein, giving the protein MKTTKNIIFAVLVLLTCASCKKFLEEKPTDFITPDSELSSAKVARAFANSSYQYLQGVLKGQTSSYGGNTWNLMEFMTGKANSDLGQTGAVNFQNLSYNTTSFYIDTWWQQMYMGIGACNIAIEKIPLINAAGLSDADKTNLMAEARTLRALYYFYLVRMYGAVPKVTEIPKNLNLSIPRTAAKEIYDTIIIPDLLEAEKSTLPWKDNSGKVSMGAVKSILADVYLTYAGAAINGGKQYYAESAKRSLAVAQTGGYSLFPEYTDMLKPANKNTGEFIFQVQYAAAVPSANPLTSLTIPNYSGISNYSDEYGAVYPTAQFISSFAPGDKRAAEKQFFYTNYKSVKTGQVVNFKGAYIYKWFDSLAVASTVKSDLNFTLYRLADVELMYAEASNQAEGVPNGTAIQFVNDIRRRAKLAPIGAMSSADFEQEVWAQRYYELCFENKMWFDMIRTKKVHNDVTGNWDNFIGHKTVFGATFSEKQLLFPLPKQETDVNSSLLPNNPGF; this is encoded by the coding sequence ATGAAAACGACAAAAAATATAATATTTGCGGTACTGGTCTTATTGACCTGTGCTTCCTGTAAAAAGTTTCTGGAAGAAAAGCCAACCGATTTTATAACTCCGGATTCAGAGCTTTCCAGTGCCAAAGTCGCAAGAGCTTTTGCCAATTCAAGTTATCAGTATCTCCAGGGTGTGCTGAAAGGGCAGACCTCATCTTACGGAGGTAATACCTGGAATTTAATGGAGTTTATGACCGGAAAAGCCAATAGTGATCTTGGACAAACAGGTGCTGTTAATTTCCAGAACCTTTCCTATAATACAACTTCATTTTATATCGATACCTGGTGGCAGCAAATGTATATGGGGATAGGAGCCTGTAACATTGCGATTGAAAAGATACCTTTGATCAATGCTGCAGGACTGAGTGATGCTGATAAAACAAATCTGATGGCCGAGGCCCGTACTCTAAGAGCATTGTATTATTTTTATCTGGTACGGATGTACGGAGCGGTTCCAAAGGTTACTGAAATACCTAAAAACCTGAATCTGTCTATACCAAGAACAGCTGCAAAAGAGATATATGACACCATAATCATTCCCGATTTGCTTGAAGCAGAGAAATCTACTTTGCCGTGGAAAGATAATTCAGGAAAGGTATCTATGGGTGCAGTAAAGTCTATTCTGGCCGATGTCTATTTAACCTATGCAGGTGCAGCTATAAACGGAGGTAAACAATATTACGCTGAATCAGCCAAACGGTCTCTGGCTGTGGCTCAGACAGGCGGATATTCTTTATTCCCGGAATATACAGATATGCTGAAGCCAGCTAATAAAAATACCGGTGAATTTATTTTCCAGGTACAGTATGCTGCGGCTGTTCCGTCTGCAAATCCGCTTACTTCACTGACTATTCCGAATTATTCTGGTATTTCTAATTATTCAGATGAGTACGGTGCGGTATATCCAACCGCACAGTTTATCAGCTCTTTTGCACCAGGCGATAAAAGAGCTGCTGAAAAACAATTTTTCTATACCAATTATAAAAGTGTAAAAACCGGACAGGTCGTTAATTTCAAAGGAGCATATATTTATAAATGGTTTGATTCTCTGGCCGTAGCAAGTACTGTAAAGTCAGATCTTAACTTTACCCTGTATCGCCTGGCAGATGTAGAATTAATGTATGCTGAAGCCTCAAATCAGGCAGAAGGTGTACCTAATGGTACTGCTATACAGTTTGTAAATGATATCAGAAGAAGAGCGAAGCTTGCCCCAATAGGAGCTATGTCATCAGCTGATTTTGAACAGGAAGTATGGGCACAACGTTATTATGAATTATGTTTTGAGAATAAAATGTGGTTTGATATGATACGTACTAAGAAAGTTCATAATGATGTGACTGGTAACTGGGATAATTTTATAGGTCATAAAACAGTTTTTGGAGCAACTTTCTCTGAAAAACAATTGCTTTTCCCATTACCTAAGCAGGAAACAGATGTCAATTCAAGTTTATTGCCAAATAATCCCGGCTTTTAA